A region from the Triticum aestivum cultivar Chinese Spring chromosome 3D, IWGSC CS RefSeq v2.1, whole genome shotgun sequence genome encodes:
- the LOC123079877 gene encoding tubby-like F-box protein 3, with translation MSFRSIARDVRDGFGSLSRRSFDVTIASLYGLTGHHKGKAQSSLDDFLDPAPVIQESRWASLPPELLQDIIRRLEADESTWPSRKHVVCFAAVCKTWREMCKEIVLSPEFSGKLTFRVSLKQPGPRDGMIQCFIKRNKSKSTYQLYLCLTNVVTAETGKFLLSAKRNRKTSCTEYAISMDSANTSRSNRTYIGKLRSNFLGTKFLIYDTQPPYNGAVVPPVGRSSRRFNSTRVSPKVPAVSYNIAQVTYELNVLGTRGPRRMRCIMHSIPASSVEPGGVVPGQPEQIVPRALGDSFRSITSFSQSFRSSATFSRSIMDQSMDFNSARFSEISGGGMTDGDGEGEVKERPLVLRNKPPRWHEQLQCWCLNFRGRVTIASVKNFQLTAASNPPPAGAPTPSQPGPVDPEKVILQFGKVARDMFTMDYRYPLSAFQAFAICLSSFDTKLACE, from the exons ATGTCGTTTCGTAGCATAGCTCGTGATGTTAGGGATGGTTTCGGTAGCTTGTCGAGACGGAGCTTTGATGTGACAATCGCAAGCCTTTACGGTCTTACTGGGCACCACAAGGGGAAGGCTCAGAGCTCACTGGATGACTTCCTCGATCCAGCTCCTGTAATTCAAGAGAGCCGGTGGGCAAGTCTTCCTCCTGAGCTCCTCCAAGATATCATAAGGAGACTGGAGGCTGATGAGAGTACCTGGCCATCCAGGAAGCATGTCGTCTGCTTCGCGGCTGTTTGTAAGACATGGAGGGAAATGTGCAAAGAGATTGTGCTGAGCCCTGAGTTCTCTGGGAAGCTTACGTTCCGAGTCTCTCTAAAGCAG CCTGGTCCTCGAGATGGAATGATTCAATGTTTTATAAAGAGGAACAAATCAAAATCCACCTATCAGCTCTACCTGTGCCTTACCAATG TTGTTACTGCAGAAACTGGCAAGTTCCTCTTATCTGCTAAACGGAACCGCAAGACATCTTGCACAGAGTATGCCATCTCAATGGACTCTGCCAACACCTCAAGATCGAACAGAACCTACATTGGAAAGCTGAG GTCAAACTTCCTCGGCACAAAGTTTTTAATCTACGACACGCAGCCCCCGTACAACGGGGCCGTAGTCCCACCTGTTGGAAGGAGCAGCAGAAGGTTCAACTCAACAAGGGTCTCTCCGAAGGTGCCTGCCGTCAGTTACAACATAGCCCAGGTGACATACGAGCTGAATGTTCTTGGCACGAGAGGGCCTAGGCGGATGCGCTGCATCATGCACTCCATACCGGCCTCCTCGGTCGAGCCCGGCGGCGTCGTCCCCGGCcagccggagcagatcgtgcctcgAGCCCTGGGGGACTCGTTCCGCAGCATCACGTCCTTCTCCCAGTCGTTCCGCAGCAGCGCCACCTTCTCCAGGTCCATCATGGACCAGTCCATGGACTTCAACAGCGCGCGCTTCTCCGAGATCAGCGGCGGCGGGATGAcggacggcgacggcgagggcgaggtCAAGGAGCGGCCGCTGGTGCTCCGCAACAAGCCCCCGAGGTGGCACGAGCAGCTGCAGTGCTGGTGCCTCAACTTCCGCGGCCGCGTGACCATCGCCTCGGTGAAGAACTTCCAGCTCACCGCCGCGTCGAACCCGCCGCCGGCGGGCGCCCCGACGCCCTCGCAGCCCGGCCCGGTCGACCCGGAGAAGGTCATCCTGCAGTTTGGGAAGGTCGCGAGGGACATGTTCACCATGGACTACCGCTACCCTCTGTCGGCGTTCCAGGCGTTCGCCATCTGCCTCAGTAGCTTCGACACGAAACTGGCCTGTGAATAA
- the LOC123075043 gene encoding uncharacterized protein, which produces MSVGKKPSPSTSRHDAEKAAEEVEGGDNSGGDVAVMQRKESGGKKAADQRRYSRCFSGLEISIGPGPLKDVDAGKLKGQIRKWARAVVGYARQLSFGSPRSSPRKSGDGATPKSAAVRSKSGLGGARSDPPSAELPP; this is translated from the coding sequence ATGTCGGTAGGCAAGAAGCCGTCGCCGTCGACGTCGCGGCACGACGCGGAGAAGGCCGCCGAAGAAGTAGAGGGAGGAGACAACAGCGGCGGCGACGTCGCCGTGATGCAGCGGAAGGAGAGCGGTGGGAAGAAGGCGGCCGATCAGCGGCGGTACAGCCGGTGCTTCTCGGGGCTGGAGATCAGCATCGGTCCGGGCCCGCTCAAGGACGTCGACGCCGGGAAGCTCAAAGGGCAGATCAGGAAGTGGGCCAGGGCCGTCGTGGGCTACGCGCGCCAGCTCAGCTTCGGCTCGCCGAGGTCCTCCCCTCGCAAGTCCGGCGACGGCGCCACGCCGAAGTCGGCCGCCGTCCGGTCCAAGTCTGGCCTCGGCGGCGCCAGGAGCGACCCTCCCTCGGCCGAGCTGCCACCGTGA